One region of Pseudomonas glycinae genomic DNA includes:
- the sixA gene encoding phosphohistidine phosphatase SixA: protein MKLWVLRHGEAEPYGSRPDSERELTAHGRQEVLSSAARLIGQPLTAIYASPYLRAQQTAQLVREALGFEPEIRTVEWLTPEVDPDRVAEQLVSVSNVLLVSHNPLVGNLLSYLQHGAGYPPEKVSTAGLAELENSELLIGSMTLNSLKHP from the coding sequence ATGAAACTCTGGGTATTGCGTCACGGTGAGGCCGAGCCCTACGGCTCGCGCCCGGATTCCGAGCGGGAGCTGACCGCCCACGGTCGCCAGGAAGTGTTGAGCAGCGCGGCCCGCTTGATCGGCCAGCCGCTGACCGCCATCTACGCCAGCCCTTACCTGCGGGCGCAGCAGACGGCGCAACTGGTGCGCGAAGCCCTTGGCTTCGAGCCTGAGATCCGCACAGTCGAGTGGCTGACGCCGGAAGTTGACCCGGACCGCGTGGCCGAGCAACTGGTGTCGGTGAGCAACGTGCTGCTGGTCAGCCACAATCCGCTGGTGGGCAATCTGCTCAGCTACCTGCAACACGGTGCCGGCTACCCACCGGAAAAGGTCAGCACCGCCGGGCTGGCCGAGCTTGAAAACAGCGAGTTGCTGATCGGCTCGATGACGCTCAACAGCCTTAAACATCCCTGA
- a CDS encoding AMP-binding protein yields MSSAFRLPLDVFYEREARHPRQRFLVQPIGGGQVETLTWADVGHQARCTAHWLRSRELPPGSHIALISKNCAHWIIADLAIWMAGHVSVPLYPNLTAESVNQVLTHSESVLAFIGKLDDWPGMSPGVPAGLTTVSLPLHPPGTFDFNWDELQRSSPIQDDPRPAAEQLATIIYTSGTTGLPKGVMHSFANLGFATTRGTQLFGLNENDRLLSYLPLCHVAERMFVELASIYTGQTVFFAESLDTFLADLKRARPTAMFGVPRIWTKFQMGVYSKIPAKRLDFLLGLPFIGKRIGHKVLAGLGLDALRVALSGAAPVPLTLLRWYQKLGLDVLEVYGMTESCGYSHICLPGQYKEGWIGRPCPEVEVRIDESGEVQVRSQANMLGYFKEPQKTAETLTEDGFLRTGDKGEQDAEGRLRLTGRLKEIFKTSKGKYVAPAPIENRLAVHSRIEQVCVVGDGLSAPLGLCVLSAVGREEPRAPLHSSLEKLLEEVNAVLDKHERLRRLVVVKDSWAVENGFLTPTLKIKRNIIEDTYGARFEEWSERSEAVLWQD; encoded by the coding sequence ATGTCTTCCGCCTTCCGTTTGCCGCTGGACGTGTTTTACGAACGCGAGGCCCGGCACCCGCGTCAGCGTTTTCTGGTGCAGCCGATCGGCGGCGGGCAGGTCGAGACACTGACCTGGGCCGACGTCGGCCATCAGGCCCGCTGTACTGCGCACTGGCTGCGATCCCGGGAATTGCCGCCAGGCAGCCACATCGCCCTGATCTCGAAAAACTGCGCGCACTGGATCATCGCCGACCTGGCGATCTGGATGGCCGGACACGTTTCGGTGCCGCTCTATCCGAACCTCACCGCCGAATCGGTGAATCAGGTGCTGACCCACTCGGAAAGCGTGCTGGCGTTCATCGGCAAACTCGATGACTGGCCGGGTATGTCGCCAGGCGTGCCGGCGGGCCTGACCACCGTCAGCCTGCCGCTGCACCCACCGGGCACGTTCGATTTCAACTGGGATGAGCTGCAACGCAGCTCGCCGATCCAGGACGATCCGCGTCCCGCCGCCGAGCAACTGGCGACCATCATCTACACCTCCGGCACTACCGGCCTGCCCAAGGGCGTGATGCACAGTTTTGCCAATCTCGGGTTCGCGACGACGCGCGGTACGCAGCTGTTCGGCCTCAATGAGAACGACCGGCTGCTGTCGTATTTGCCGCTGTGCCACGTGGCCGAGCGGATGTTCGTTGAGCTGGCGTCGATCTACACCGGGCAAACGGTGTTTTTCGCCGAGAGCCTCGACACCTTTCTTGCCGATCTCAAGCGGGCGCGACCAACGGCGATGTTCGGGGTGCCGCGGATCTGGACCAAGTTCCAGATGGGCGTCTACAGCAAGATCCCGGCGAAACGTCTGGATTTCCTGCTCGGTCTGCCCTTCATCGGCAAGCGGATCGGCCACAAGGTATTGGCGGGGTTGGGGCTGGATGCCTTGCGCGTAGCGCTGTCTGGCGCGGCGCCGGTGCCGCTGACCCTGTTGCGCTGGTATCAGAAACTCGGGCTCGACGTGCTGGAGGTCTACGGCATGACCGAAAGCTGCGGGTATTCGCACATCTGCCTGCCGGGGCAATACAAGGAAGGCTGGATTGGCCGGCCGTGCCCCGAAGTTGAAGTGCGGATCGACGAGTCCGGCGAAGTGCAGGTGCGCAGCCAGGCGAACATGCTCGGCTATTTCAAGGAACCGCAGAAAACCGCCGAGACCCTCACCGAAGACGGTTTCCTGCGCACCGGCGACAAGGGCGAGCAGGACGCTGAAGGACGTTTGCGCCTGACCGGGCGGCTCAAGGAAATCTTCAAGACCAGCAAGGGCAAATACGTCGCCCCGGCGCCGATCGAAAACCGGCTGGCGGTGCATTCGCGGATCGAACAGGTCTGCGTGGTCGGCGACGGTCTGAGTGCGCCGCTGGGGTTATGCGTGCTCTCGGCCGTGGGCCGGGAAGAGCCCCGCGCGCCGCTGCATTCGAGTCTGGAAAAACTGCTGGAGGAGGTCAACGCCGTACTCGACAAGCACGAGCGCCTGCGCCGACTGGTGGTGGTCAAGGACAGCTGGGCAGTGGAGAACGGCTTCCTCACGCCGACTTTGAAGATTAAACGCAACATCATCGAAGACACCTACGGAGCACGTTTCGAAGAATGGAGCGAGCGCAGCGAGGCGGTGCTGTGGCAGGATTGA
- a CDS encoding AI-2E family transporter, translating to MPNNDRLLVQILLLVLFGASFWVMAPFWSALFWGAVLAFASWPLMRLLTRWLNGRESLAALVLTMGWMLLVAGPLVWLGFNLADHVRDATAFIKDVQVDGLPEAPSWLGGVPLVGERLVGIWNSIDQQGAALMVTVKPYLGQVGNWLLARSAQIGSGILELTLSIVFVFFFYRDGPRLAAFVHSLLQRLIGDRAGYYIDLVAGTVQRVVNGVIGTAAAQAVLALIGFLIAGVPGALVLGIVTFLLSLIPMGPPLVWIPATAWLAWKGEYGMAVFLGIWGTFIISGVDNVLKPYLISRGGNLPLVIVLLGVFGGLIAFGFIGLFIGPTLLAVAYSLLTDWSKSQARV from the coding sequence ATGCCCAATAATGATCGTCTGCTGGTGCAGATCCTGTTGCTGGTGTTGTTTGGTGCCAGTTTCTGGGTGATGGCGCCGTTCTGGTCGGCGCTGTTCTGGGGCGCGGTGCTGGCGTTTGCCAGTTGGCCGCTGATGCGCTTGCTGACCCGCTGGCTCAATGGCCGGGAATCCCTCGCGGCGCTGGTCCTGACCATGGGCTGGATGTTGCTGGTGGCGGGGCCGCTGGTGTGGCTGGGGTTCAATCTGGCCGATCACGTGCGTGATGCCACGGCGTTCATCAAGGATGTGCAGGTCGACGGATTGCCTGAGGCGCCGAGTTGGCTGGGCGGCGTGCCGTTGGTGGGTGAGCGTCTTGTCGGGATCTGGAACAGCATCGATCAGCAGGGCGCGGCGCTGATGGTGACTGTAAAACCCTATCTGGGGCAGGTCGGCAACTGGTTGCTGGCGCGCAGTGCGCAGATCGGCAGCGGGATTCTCGAGCTGACCCTGAGCATTGTCTTCGTGTTCTTTTTCTACCGCGACGGGCCGCGACTGGCGGCGTTCGTGCACAGTCTGCTGCAACGCCTGATCGGTGACCGGGCCGGGTACTACATCGATCTGGTGGCCGGTACCGTGCAACGGGTGGTCAACGGGGTGATCGGTACGGCGGCGGCGCAAGCGGTGCTGGCGCTGATCGGTTTCCTGATTGCCGGGGTACCGGGGGCGCTGGTGCTGGGGATCGTGACGTTCCTGCTCAGTCTGATTCCGATGGGACCGCCGCTGGTGTGGATTCCGGCCACGGCGTGGCTGGCCTGGAAGGGCGAGTACGGGATGGCGGTGTTTCTCGGGATCTGGGGGACGTTCATCATCAGTGGCGTGGATAACGTGCTCAAGCCGTATCTGATCAGCCGGGGCGGGAATCTGCCGTTGGTGATTGTGTTGCTTGGGGTGTTTGGCGGGTTGATTGCGTTTGGGTTTATCGGGTTGTTTATCGGGCCTACGCTTTTGGCTGTTGCTTATAGTTTGTTGACGGATTGGAGTAAGAGTCAGGCTCGGGTTTGA
- a CDS encoding alpha/beta fold hydrolase has product MSQPIFFAHANGFPSGTYGKLFAALAPEYRVAHLEQHAHDPRFPAGDNWYHLVDELIHHLQQQDEPVWGVGHSFGGMLHLHAALRCPELYRGVVMLDSPVLTRTDQWVIRAAKRFGFIDKLTPAGRTLGRREEFADLDSARGYFAGKTLFRSFDPECFDAYLQHGLHKVGDKLRLRFDPATEISIYRGVPHTSPAHTRQLKVPLAVVRGHKSRVVMNHHTRFVGRLPQGESLTVPGGHMFPLERPQDTAQLLKNLFNRWERRQDKDCA; this is encoded by the coding sequence ATGTCGCAACCGATCTTCTTCGCCCACGCCAACGGTTTCCCTTCGGGCACCTACGGCAAACTGTTCGCGGCGCTGGCGCCCGAGTACCGGGTCGCGCATCTGGAACAACACGCCCATGACCCGCGTTTCCCGGCGGGTGACAACTGGTACCACCTGGTCGATGAACTCATCCATCACCTGCAACAACAAGATGAACCAGTGTGGGGTGTTGGCCATTCCTTCGGCGGCATGCTGCATCTGCACGCCGCACTGCGTTGCCCGGAACTGTATCGGGGCGTGGTGATGCTCGACTCGCCGGTGCTGACCCGCACCGATCAATGGGTGATCCGCGCCGCCAAGCGCTTTGGTTTCATCGACAAACTGACGCCGGCCGGCCGCACGCTCGGGCGGCGCGAAGAATTTGCCGACCTGGACAGCGCCCGTGGTTATTTTGCCGGCAAGACGTTGTTTCGCAGCTTTGATCCGGAATGTTTCGATGCCTACTTGCAGCATGGTCTGCACAAGGTCGGCGACAAATTGCGCCTGCGCTTCGATCCTGCGACCGAGATCAGCATCTATCGCGGCGTGCCGCACACCAGTCCTGCGCATACCCGGCAATTGAAAGTACCGCTGGCGGTGGTGCGCGGGCACAAGAGCCGCGTGGTGATGAACCACCACACCCGGTTCGTCGGGCGCCTGCCTCAAGGCGAGTCGCTGACCGTGCCCGGCGGCCATATGTTTCCGCTTGAGCGTCCGCAGGACACCGCACAATTGCTGAAAAACCTGTTCAATCGCTGGGAGCGCCGGCAAGACAAGGATTGCGCATGA
- a CDS encoding hotdog fold thioesterase, with protein sequence MTLWRTTPNIEQLNAIQKNTIGEVLDIRFESFDEESLTASMVIDHRTHQPYGLLHGGASVVLAETVGSMASYLCIDASKFYCVGLEINANHLRGLRSGRVTAVAKPIHIGRTTHVWDIRLTSDEGKASCVSRLTMAVVPLGEQPPAR encoded by the coding sequence ATGACCTTGTGGCGCACCACTCCGAACATCGAGCAGTTGAACGCAATCCAGAAAAACACCATCGGCGAAGTGCTGGACATCCGCTTCGAGTCCTTCGACGAGGAATCCCTGACGGCCAGCATGGTCATCGACCATCGCACTCACCAGCCTTACGGCCTGCTGCACGGCGGCGCCTCGGTGGTGCTGGCCGAGACTGTCGGCTCGATGGCCAGTTACCTGTGCATCGACGCCAGCAAGTTCTATTGCGTGGGCCTGGAAATCAACGCCAACCACTTGCGTGGTCTGCGCAGCGGGCGGGTGACGGCGGTGGCCAAACCGATCCACATCGGCCGTACCACCCACGTCTGGGACATTCGCCTGACCAGCGATGAAGGCAAGGCCAGTTGTGTGTCGCGCCTGACCATGGCGGTGGTGCCGCTGGGAGAACAACCGCCGGCACGTTGA
- a CDS encoding alpha/beta hydrolase, whose translation MNPAVEEVRLSLPHIELAAHLFGPEDGLPVIALHGWLDNANSFARLAPKLKGLRIVALDMAGHGHSGHRPNGAGYALWDYAHDVLQVAEQLGWKRFGLLGHSMGAIVSLVLAGSLPERITHLALIDGVIPPTDKGENAAERMGMALQAQLDLREKRKPVYNTLDRAIEARMKGLVAVSREAAELLARRGLMPVPGGYTWRTDNRLTLPSPLRLTQEQAMAFVQRIACPAQLVVAADGMLAKHSELLERLPFDREQLPGGHHLHLNDEAGADLVADCFNRFFAIP comes from the coding sequence ATGAACCCCGCCGTCGAAGAAGTGCGCCTGAGCCTGCCGCATATCGAACTGGCAGCGCACCTGTTCGGCCCGGAAGACGGGTTGCCGGTGATCGCCCTGCACGGCTGGCTGGACAACGCCAACAGCTTCGCCCGCCTGGCGCCCAAGCTCAAAGGCTTGCGCATCGTGGCGCTGGACATGGCCGGTCACGGGCATTCCGGGCACCGGCCGAACGGCGCCGGTTACGCACTGTGGGATTACGCCCATGACGTGCTGCAGGTCGCCGAACAACTGGGCTGGAAGCGTTTCGGCCTGCTCGGGCACTCCATGGGCGCCATTGTTTCGCTGGTGCTGGCTGGCTCGTTGCCCGAACGCATCACCCATCTGGCGTTGATCGACGGGGTAATTCCTCCTACCGACAAAGGCGAGAACGCCGCCGAGCGTATGGGAATGGCCCTGCAGGCGCAGCTCGATCTTCGGGAAAAGCGCAAACCGGTCTACAACACTCTCGACCGGGCCATCGAGGCGCGGATGAAAGGGCTGGTGGCGGTCAGTCGCGAGGCCGCCGAACTGCTGGCCCGGCGCGGTCTGATGCCGGTGCCCGGCGGTTACACCTGGCGCACCGACAACCGCCTGACCCTGCCATCGCCGCTGCGCCTGACCCAGGAGCAGGCGATGGCGTTCGTCCAGCGCATTGCCTGCCCCGCGCAATTGGTGGTCGCCGCTGACGGCATGCTGGCCAAACATTCGGAGCTGCTGGAGCGTCTACCCTTTGACCGGGAACAGCTGCCGGGCGGGCACCATCTGCACCTGAACGATGAGGCCGGGGCCGACCTTGTCGCAGACTGTTTCAATCGGTTCTTCGCCATTCCTTGA
- a CDS encoding DUF4389 domain-containing protein produces MNDPKTEAKYESILLRVLWMIVYVLVWQVAQFILGAVVLVQLIYRLIYGAPSASLMNFGDSLSQFLAQIGRFGSFHSDQKPWPFADWPAPRTPEGEAPHVVAPAPHPVRDEEPKL; encoded by the coding sequence ATGAACGATCCGAAAACCGAAGCCAAATATGAATCCATCCTCCTGCGGGTGTTGTGGATGATTGTTTACGTCCTGGTCTGGCAGGTAGCGCAGTTCATCCTCGGCGCGGTGGTGCTGGTGCAGTTGATCTATCGTTTGATCTATGGCGCCCCGAGCGCCAGCCTGATGAATTTCGGCGACAGCCTGAGCCAGTTTCTGGCGCAGATCGGCCGTTTCGGCAGCTTCCACAGCGACCAGAAACCCTGGCCGTTCGCCGACTGGCCGGCGCCGCGTACGCCGGAAGGTGAGGCGCCACACGTCGTCGCGCCGGCACCGCATCCGGTTCGGGATGAGGAACCCAAGCTATGA
- the xopAW gene encoding EF-hand domain-containing protein, with product MIGSVSNYTSYTSTSSTSTQNARSQQLQKELFAKLDSNGDGAVDQDELGSALSQKSNDGLLVSLSKQFGDLDSDSSGSLSAEEMTAMAPPPPPPGDQAPNTELADALISALDADGDGAISSDELSNGLTSAGSTADSSKIFSALDKNEDGVVSQDELAASLTPPPPPPPQASSDELFSQLDADGDGSVTATELNSALQASDDTSSNNTDTAAALLKVLDSDSSGGVSSDELKAALHAGRERPDDERTASNTQTTTEALNRMIANLSKQYSLESTASVGKYLNVAT from the coding sequence ATGATCGGTAGCGTCAGCAACTACACGAGCTATACCAGCACCAGCAGCACCTCCACCCAAAACGCCCGCAGCCAGCAACTGCAAAAGGAACTGTTCGCCAAGCTCGACAGCAACGGCGACGGCGCGGTGGATCAGGACGAACTCGGCAGTGCCCTGTCACAAAAGTCCAACGACGGCCTGCTGGTCAGCCTGAGCAAACAATTCGGCGATCTGGACAGCGATTCCAGCGGCAGCCTCAGCGCCGAAGAAATGACCGCCATGGCCCCACCCCCACCGCCCCCAGGCGACCAGGCCCCCAACACCGAACTCGCCGACGCCCTGATCAGCGCCCTTGACGCCGACGGCGACGGCGCCATCAGCAGCGACGAGCTGAGCAATGGCCTGACCAGCGCCGGCAGCACCGCCGACAGCAGCAAAATCTTCTCGGCCCTGGACAAAAACGAAGACGGCGTCGTCAGCCAGGACGAACTCGCCGCCAGCCTCACCCCACCGCCACCCCCGCCGCCGCAAGCCTCCAGCGACGAACTCTTCAGCCAGCTCGATGCCGACGGCGACGGCAGCGTCACCGCCACCGAACTGAACAGCGCGCTGCAGGCCAGCGACGACACCTCATCGAACAACACCGACACCGCCGCCGCCCTGCTCAAAGTGCTGGACAGCGACAGCAGTGGAGGCGTCAGCAGCGACGAACTGAAAGCTGCACTGCACGCAGGCCGTGAGCGCCCGGATGACGAACGGACCGCCAGCAATACTCAAACCACTACCGAGGCGCTGAACCGGATGATTGCCAATCTGAGCAAGCAGTACTCGCTCGAAAGCACCGCGTCGGTGGGCAAGTATTTGAATGTGGCGACTTGA
- a CDS encoding sensor histidine kinase — protein MRARFDTLFGRLFGVLLVAIVLAHLLAFAWFRLYGPPPPPPPPEFSQNLDGKQPPQDPRYPPRPPRPWFGGPIVPLTFQFISLIIAAWYGAKLLTRPIQRLSDAAERLSEDLDSPPLDETGPREARQAAYTFNLMQQRIREQVQQRARMLGAVSHDLRTPLSRLKLRLENINDDKLQGQMRQDLDDMIGMLDATLTYLHEQRTSEALQLMDVQALVESLCENAQDQGADVQVSGHCAPLQVQPMALRSCINNLMDNALRYAGQAHIELQDQREQLLIRVIDHGPGIAADKHEAVFEPFFRLEGSRNRNSGGVGLGMTIAREAAQRQGGQLTLTETPGGGLTAVIQLPRH, from the coding sequence ATGCGGGCGCGCTTCGACACGCTGTTCGGCCGCCTGTTCGGCGTGCTGTTGGTGGCGATCGTCCTGGCGCACTTGCTGGCTTTCGCCTGGTTCCGCCTCTACGGCCCGCCTCCCCCACCTCCGCCGCCAGAGTTCTCGCAAAACCTCGACGGCAAACAGCCGCCGCAGGATCCACGTTACCCGCCCCGTCCGCCGCGCCCCTGGTTCGGCGGGCCGATCGTGCCGCTGACTTTCCAGTTCATCTCGCTGATCATTGCCGCGTGGTACGGCGCCAAGCTGCTGACCCGGCCGATCCAGCGCCTGAGCGACGCCGCCGAGCGCCTGAGCGAAGACCTCGACAGCCCGCCACTGGACGAAACCGGCCCGCGGGAAGCACGGCAGGCTGCGTACACCTTCAACCTGATGCAACAGCGCATCCGCGAACAGGTGCAGCAGCGCGCGCGGATGCTCGGCGCCGTCTCCCACGACCTGCGCACCCCGCTGTCACGGCTGAAACTGCGCCTGGAAAACATCAACGACGACAAACTGCAGGGCCAGATGCGCCAGGATCTGGACGACATGATCGGCATGCTCGACGCGACCCTCACCTACCTGCACGAACAACGCACCAGCGAAGCGTTGCAGTTGATGGACGTGCAAGCGCTGGTCGAATCGCTGTGCGAAAACGCCCAGGATCAAGGCGCCGACGTTCAGGTCAGCGGCCACTGCGCCCCGTTGCAGGTACAGCCGATGGCCCTGCGCTCATGCATCAACAACCTGATGGACAACGCCCTGCGCTACGCCGGCCAAGCGCACATCGAACTGCAAGACCAGCGCGAACAACTGCTGATCCGCGTCATCGACCACGGCCCGGGCATCGCGGCGGACAAGCATGAAGCGGTATTCGAACCGTTCTTCCGCCTCGAAGGCTCACGCAACCGCAACTCCGGCGGCGTCGGCCTGGGCATGACCATCGCCCGGGAAGCGGCGCAACGCCAGGGCGGACAACTGACCCTGACAGAAACACCCGGCGGCGGCCTGACCGCCGTGATCCAGCTGCCCCGCCACTGA
- a CDS encoding DUF4892 domain-containing protein: MRSISLLALCCFSPFLFAADLPGSQDLPIVPRVADAQIVDYRPAVELERIYPLGSIRKISGQLRFDGQVSARGQTTSVTYELPPEHSATEAFTLAREALQKQDAQLLFWCQARDCGESSLWANEVFGNAKLYGADEQQAYLLLRLAAPRDNTLVALYSITRGNRKAYLHVEQFEALAPLGELLPTSATLLRELKSTGELDFPKLAGDPDDTWLRLLSRGLNLDTTLRVTVSGPKAEAWRQALIGQGVRAARMETGSVDGEGLRIDLLR, translated from the coding sequence ATGCGATCTATCAGTCTGCTGGCGCTGTGCTGTTTCAGTCCCTTTCTATTCGCTGCCGACCTGCCGGGCAGTCAGGACCTGCCGATCGTGCCGCGTGTGGCCGATGCACAGATCGTCGACTATCGCCCCGCCGTGGAGCTGGAGCGGATCTACCCGCTCGGCTCGATCCGCAAGATCAGCGGCCAGTTGCGTTTCGACGGCCAGGTCAGCGCCCGGGGGCAAACCACCTCGGTGACCTATGAATTGCCGCCGGAACATTCCGCCACCGAAGCTTTCACCCTCGCTCGCGAAGCCCTGCAAAAGCAGGACGCCCAGCTGTTGTTCTGGTGCCAGGCCCGGGATTGCGGCGAGAGCAGCCTGTGGGCCAACGAGGTGTTCGGCAACGCCAAGCTGTACGGTGCCGACGAGCAGCAGGCCTATCTGCTGTTGAGGCTCGCGGCCCCGCGCGACAACACGCTGGTGGCGCTGTACAGCATCACCCGCGGCAATCGCAAAGCTTATCTGCACGTTGAACAGTTTGAAGCACTGGCACCGCTCGGTGAGCTGCTGCCGACCTCGGCCACGCTGTTGCGGGAACTGAAAAGCACCGGCGAACTGGATTTTCCAAAACTGGCCGGCGATCCGGATGACACCTGGCTGCGCTTGCTGTCCCGTGGCTTGAACCTCGACACCACGTTGCGGGTGACGGTGTCCGGACCCAAGGCCGAGGCCTGGCGGCAGGCGCTGATCGGGCAGGGCGTGCGCGCCGCGCGAATGGAAACCGGCAGTGTCGACGGCGAAGGTCTGCGCATCGATCTATTGCGATAA
- a CDS encoding NAD(P)H-dependent glycerol-3-phosphate dehydrogenase, whose protein sequence is MTEQRPIAVLGGGSFGTAVANLLAENGHQVRQWMRDPEQAEAIRVNRENPRYLKGIKILPGVTAVTDLQETLDACDLCFVALPSSALRTVLAAHAERLSGKMLVSLTKGIEAHTFKLMSQILEEIAPEARIGVLSGPNLAREIAEHALTATVVASEDEELCKAVQAALHGRTFRVYASADRFGVELGGALKNVYAIIAGMAVALEMGENTKSMLITRALAEMTRFAVNQGANPMTFLGLAGVGDLIVTCSSPKSRNYQVGFALGQGLSLDEAVSRLGEVAEGVNTLKVLKAKAQEVGVYMPLVAGLHAILFEGRTLEQVIGLLMRAEPKTDVDFISTSGFN, encoded by the coding sequence ATGACTGAACAGCGCCCGATTGCGGTCCTGGGAGGCGGAAGTTTCGGTACCGCCGTGGCCAATCTGTTGGCCGAGAACGGCCATCAAGTCCGGCAGTGGATGCGTGACCCCGAACAGGCCGAGGCCATCCGGGTCAATCGCGAGAACCCGCGTTACCTCAAAGGCATCAAGATTCTGCCGGGCGTAACTGCGGTCACCGACCTGCAGGAAACCCTCGACGCCTGCGATTTGTGTTTTGTGGCGTTGCCGTCCAGCGCGCTGCGCACGGTTCTGGCGGCACATGCCGAGCGCCTGAGCGGCAAGATGCTGGTCAGCCTGACCAAGGGCATCGAAGCCCACACCTTCAAACTGATGAGCCAGATCCTCGAAGAGATCGCCCCCGAGGCGCGCATCGGCGTGCTGTCCGGGCCGAACCTTGCGCGAGAGATCGCCGAACACGCGCTGACCGCCACCGTGGTCGCCAGCGAAGATGAAGAACTCTGCAAAGCCGTGCAGGCCGCATTGCATGGCCGCACGTTCCGCGTCTACGCCAGCGCCGACCGTTTCGGTGTGGAACTGGGCGGCGCACTGAAAAACGTCTACGCGATCATCGCCGGCATGGCGGTGGCGCTGGAGATGGGCGAGAACACCAAGAGCATGCTGATCACTCGCGCCCTGGCCGAGATGACCCGGTTTGCGGTGAATCAGGGCGCCAACCCGATGACCTTCCTCGGTCTGGCGGGGGTCGGCGATCTGATCGTCACCTGCTCGTCGCCGAAAAGCCGCAACTACCAGGTCGGTTTTGCCCTCGGCCAGGGGTTGAGCCTCGACGAAGCGGTGTCGCGCCTGGGTGAAGTGGCCGAAGGCGTCAACACCTTGAAAGTGCTCAAGGCCAAGGCCCAGGAGGTCGGCGTGTACATGCCGCTGGTCGCCGGACTGCATGCAATCCTGTTCGAAGGGCGCACGCTTGAGCAGGTGATCGGTCTGCTGATGCGTGCCGAACCGAAAACCGATGTCGACTTTATTTCCACCAGTGGTTTCAACTGA